CATAAGCGTTGTGCTGCTTATTATGAGCTTGGCTGTACCGGTTCACTGTCTCCATTAGAATGCGCAAAGTGAATGTTTTGCCACAGCCCGCCGGGCCAGTGAAGAATATTTGCactggtttgcagttttcttcagAAGAATGCAAGCTGTGGATTACTTGCACAATCAAATCCCGCTGCTCTGCATTCGTGGCACGCACCATTTCACAATATTCTTGCTTTGACAAGACATTTGATCGCTGTTTGACGACAGCTGCCAAGGGTCCTGTTGGCAAGTTGTGAATATCGTCATCATTCGGCTCCATGACGATCGTGCGGACGAACTCATCGCGCTTCTGGTCGGCAATCACCTGCTGCTCATCGTCTTCGCTGCATATGCGGATGTATTCCTCCACAACCTGATCCAAGTTCATTTCGCAGTCATACTCCTTGTGCTTTGCCAAAATGGCGGCCTCGTTGTCTTCATACaacttcaggaacttgttccgATCAAGTACATCGCAGACTTCATTCCTGAACGGTAGGAAGAGGAGAACCATCTCACGCTTATAGTCGACCATTTCCGCCATACTGTACGAGCACCAACGCAATACACGGGGAACTAAACGGAGTCTATATGAATGCTTCGTGGATCTTTCTTCCGAATAATATGCTGCGAAATCCGCCAAGCAGATATCATCCATTCCTCGGCGCAGTTCATACCGTTGGATGATGTTTAGCGTCCACACATCGGTGGAATTGTCGTCGAGATCCTCTTCGTCCATCTGTTTGTTCCGCTTCTTGGATTTTATTCGCTCTTGTGGCCACATTGTCGCAATAAACTCAACCTAAAACGAAATTGAATTCTAAATTGTGAAAACTATATCATTTGATGAATGGTACCTTGCGGCTGGCTTCTGACATCGGTTGCCGAAGCAAATACCAAGCAGCCTCCTGGGCAGACATTTCCACGGAATTTAACATTTTATGCTGACCTTCTTCAACAATCCATTGTAGTCCTGGTCTGGATGCTCTTCCTGGAGCTTTATGAGGTCACGATGTAAACTACTTAtgcctctgttggtcttgtttaCGTATTCCACAACATAAGCAGCACATGAAAACTCCTCCAGCACAAACTGCAAATCCATATTGGATTTGAGCTTCTCAGCGATCCAAGGATTGAATGGATTGGTCCAAAGCTGCGTCATGGAACGTTTCAGCAGAACTGTTGGTCGGCGAATGGAAGAGCGAATCACGTCCAAGTAGTGATCGTATCGTGCAACTGCTATCAACGAGAAACGCGTCAAGGCTATCGTAGACCTTCGTTTCAAGAGCTTCCCGCATTTTCGCTGCCTTTCTGTTTAGCTGTTGAAGTCGGCCATCCCCGGCTGTAATGGGGATCAGAATTCTGGTTTGATCCATTGGCCAGTACGGAATATTAAACCGGCAACGTTTATCGTTTCGCTTGAAACACGTAAACGTGTGTTTATGAACCTAAAAGGGTTTGACATTGTGAGTGATTACTTGCTAGAAACTATGCGAAATTTAAACCCACCTGATTGCCATAGGTCTCAGTCAGATTTTCCTATCTGATGGAGCACAGAAAATCGTTCAACTCAACAGTAGCGGGCATTCTTTCGAAACATCCTCACGGGGATCGTTCGCCAGCCAGAGCAGAATATGTGCATGCGGGCTGCCACGATGCTGGAACTCGATCCTCTTAAAATAATCTACAACGTGGTATTTGCCGAACGGGCTCAACCTGGTCGATGACAGAAGGCGCAGAAAGATGTTTACCAACTTGTGAAAATATGCACAGCACGTGACAGGATCTTCGCTGACAAGTGTAGCACGCTGGAGTGCAGACAACTGTTGCACAATATCGTCCATTTCCGCAATGTTAGAGCCACCAGAAAGCTTCCGCAGAATGCTTAGTAGGTGAGGCCATCTAATTTCATTTGCACTCATCGTCAAAAACATCGTGGGTTTCCAGCTGCCGGATCATGGCGAAAACATCCTGTTTTCTTTGCTGCCAAAATTGAACGGAGTTTGGAATAGATTTCAGAAAAGAGAGGTTACGCTCAATACAGCTTTCCAAAATTCCCGATCTTGCAACTGCGCCCTTGTTATGTTGGCCGTGCCCATGCATTTAAAGGTATTGTTCAATCCTTCCGATATCCGCAGCCGCATGATTTTCATGGCCATATACAAAATATGCTCCGGTCTCGCGCCCTGCCGATCCTGACGTCGCACCTCGCTAGTAGGCAGCATGAACGCTTTCGCATGGACTTCGCGGGTGAAGCATCTCGGATGGCCAAGATAAATATCGGGGAAAGACAGCTCCTCAGCAAACTCATCGTAGATAATGGAAAGCGGTTTCTGATTTTGTGCCGGTGCAAGTTCCAGACACTTGTCTTCATTCCACATGAGCGTATGTTGTTGtccaatcatcatttctacCTCGTTCATCTCGTCGACGACTTCAAGGTCTA
The nucleotide sequence above comes from Armigeres subalbatus isolate Guangzhou_Male chromosome 3, GZ_Asu_2, whole genome shotgun sequence. Encoded proteins:
- the LOC134227892 gene encoding uncharacterized protein LOC134227892, with product MSAQEAAWYLLRQPMSEASRKVEFIATMWPQERIKSKKRNKQMDEEDLDDNSTDVWTLNIIQRYELRRGMDDICLADFAAYYSEERSTKHSYRLRLVPRVLRWCSYSMAEMVDYKREMVLLFLPFRNEVCDVLDRNKFLKLYEDNEAAILAKHKEYDCEMNLDQVVEEYIRICSEDDEQQVIADQKRDEFVRTIVMEPNDDDIHNLPTGPLAAVVKQRSNVLSKQEYCEMVRATNAEQRDLIVQVIHSLHSSEENCKPVQIFFTGPAGCGKTFTLRILMETVNRYSQAHNKQHNAYVACASTGKAAVAIGGTTVHSAFRICMSRRQSSKLSFEALQLYRNAFANVKLIIIDETSMLGADVLNTVHVRLQEITGNYDDPFGGMPIVFAAIFVNCHRSMHGRCLNRA